Proteins from a single region of bacterium:
- a CDS encoding DUF86 domain-containing protein — protein sequence MRDDRQKLLDILEAIEKIDERIQGNKGLFYNDEVIQVWVLYHIQIIGEAAGRISELLREKHTHIPWTDIISMRNVIVHHYFGVDLDQIWDTITGDLPALKTWITQILNET from the coding sequence ATGAGAGACGACCGCCAAAAGCTTCTGGATATACTGGAGGCAATTGAAAAAATAGATGAGCGTATTCAAGGCAACAAAGGGCTGTTCTATAATGACGAAGTGATCCAGGTCTGGGTGTTATATCACATTCAAATAATAGGCGAAGCGGCAGGAAGAATATCAGAATTGCTGCGTGAAAAACACACTCATATTCCTTGGACAGACATCATATCTATGCGAAATGTAATTGTCCATCATTACTTTGGTGTTGATTTAGATCAAATATGGGATACTATTACAGGCGATCTTCCTGCTCTAAAAACTTGGATCACTCAAATACTAAATGAAACGTAG
- a CDS encoding nucleotidyltransferase family protein, translating into MNVRQLLESKRDDILRIASAHNAHNLRLFGSIARSDYDDKSDIDFLVELGPGCGLLEHAALIRELEELLGRKVDVVSEKGLRQRIKNQVLREAVPL; encoded by the coding sequence ATGAACGTACGCCAACTTCTTGAGAGTAAACGTGATGATATATTACGCATAGCATCTGCTCATAACGCTCACAATCTTCGATTGTTCGGTTCCATTGCGCGCAGCGATTACGATGATAAGAGCGACATCGACTTTCTTGTAGAGCTCGGCCCTGGCTGCGGCTTGTTGGAACATGCGGCGCTGATAAGGGAACTCGAGGAGTTGTTGGGGCGAAAAGTCGATGTTGTCAGCGAAAAGGGACTCAGGCAAAGAATAAAGAATCAAGTATTGCGTGAGGCCGTGCCGCTATGA
- the galT gene encoding galactose-1-phosphate uridylyltransferase — MSELRWHPILQQWVITATHRQDRTFLPPDDYCPLCPTKPGAFPTEIPSEDYEIVTFENKFPSLRHPAPEPAVEETELYKVRPADGICEVVCYTSKHDSTLADADISDIRNLVEVWTDRYHDLGSRDFVDYVLIFENKGKDIGVTLYHPHGQIYALPFIPPKVQKELDSSLDHKTRTGNCLFCDIIAEEYKDGRRIIAENDSFMAVIPFFARYPYEVYIFSKKHHQCMVTFDGRERCDLANILKVVLQKYDNLWGMSLPYMMIMHQAPTDGRDYNHYHFHIEFHPPNRTKTKLKYIAGCETGAGSYINDTLAEEKAAELRAAEPSTVDNTFLVL, encoded by the coding sequence ATGAGTGAACTCCGATGGCATCCGATCCTGCAGCAGTGGGTAATTACAGCGACCCATCGACAGGACCGGACCTTTCTGCCGCCCGACGATTACTGTCCGCTGTGTCCGACAAAGCCCGGTGCATTTCCGACAGAAATACCCTCGGAAGACTATGAGATAGTCACTTTCGAGAACAAATTCCCGTCTTTGCGCCATCCCGCGCCTGAACCGGCAGTCGAAGAGACCGAGCTATACAAAGTGCGCCCGGCGGACGGTATATGTGAGGTAGTCTGCTATACATCCAAGCATGACAGCACTCTTGCCGATGCGGATATTAGTGACATTCGCAATCTGGTTGAAGTCTGGACAGACCGCTATCATGACCTCGGCAGCAGAGATTTCGTAGACTATGTGCTCATATTTGAGAACAAAGGAAAAGATATAGGTGTCACGCTTTATCACCCGCATGGTCAAATATACGCGCTGCCATTCATACCGCCGAAAGTTCAAAAAGAACTCGACTCGTCGTTGGATCACAAGACTCGCACGGGTAACTGCCTCTTTTGCGACATCATTGCCGAAGAATATAAGGACGGCAGGAGAATAATTGCTGAAAACGATTCATTTATGGCTGTGATTCCGTTCTTTGCACGTTATCCCTATGAGGTCTACATATTCTCTAAGAAGCATCACCAATGCATGGTCACGTTCGACGGGAGAGAACGCTGTGACCTGGCGAATATACTCAAAGTGGTGCTGCAAAAATATGATAACCTCTGGGGGATGTCGCTGCCGTATATGATGATAATGCACCAAGCTCCCACGGACGGACGCGACTACAACCACTATCATTTCCATATCGAATTCCATCCGCCGAACAGGACAAAGACCAAACTCAAATATATAGCGGGGTGTGAAACGGGAGCAGGGTCGTATATCAACGATACCCTCGCCGAAGAGAAAGCAGCCGAGCTGAGAGCAGCCGAGCCGAGCACTGTAGACAACACGTTCCTGGTATTATGA
- a CDS encoding NTP transferase domain-containing protein, translated as MNIKTFRGLILAAGKGSRFQSEAGKPFAKVLRPLLGKPMVKYVVDALKESGIDDITLIVGYQADQVMREMSQSFSYVTQTEQKGSGHAVMCAKDVFSNFDGHLIIMCGDSPMFRATTISRLMSAHIESEAVITLAVAELIDPTGYGRIIRDGSGSIRGIVEEKCAGEDERSIKEVNGGAYAFDSKWLFDNISGMEINEAGEYNLTDMVRVAIEQRRIVSAVKCNPTELAGVNTPAQLAAVEEIIRGNK; from the coding sequence ATGAATATAAAAACATTCCGTGGACTCATATTGGCTGCGGGCAAGGGCTCGAGGTTCCAAAGCGAGGCGGGAAAGCCTTTTGCAAAGGTCTTGAGACCTCTGCTCGGCAAGCCTATGGTAAAGTATGTCGTCGATGCGCTCAAAGAGTCAGGAATAGATGACATTACACTAATTGTCGGCTACCAGGCAGATCAAGTGATGCGCGAGATGAGTCAATCGTTTAGTTATGTCACCCAGACCGAGCAGAAAGGCTCCGGTCATGCCGTTATGTGCGCAAAAGATGTTTTCTCCAATTTTGACGGTCATCTGATAATAATGTGCGGCGATAGTCCGATGTTTAGAGCCACTACCATATCTCGTTTGATGAGCGCACACATCGAGTCAGAAGCTGTAATTACCCTTGCTGTGGCAGAGCTTATCGACCCGACAGGATATGGCCGCATCATACGAGACGGTTCCGGCAGTATTCGTGGGATAGTGGAAGAAAAATGCGCCGGAGAAGATGAACGCTCAATCAAAGAAGTAAACGGCGGTGCATATGCATTCGATTCTAAATGGCTTTTCGACAATATCTCAGGCATGGAAATAAATGAAGCCGGCGAGTATAATTTAACTGATATGGTTCGTGTGGCTATAGAGCAGAGGCGAATAGTCTCTGCAGTAAAATGCAATCCTACCGAGCTTGCCGGTGTCAATACACCTGCGCAGCTTGCGGCAGTAGAAGAGATAATCAGAGGTAATAAGTAA
- a CDS encoding ADP-ribosylglycohydrolase family protein: MSIVKINRDELRDKIYGCWLGKNIGGTLGMPYECCTDMQDVHGYKNASGEPVPNDDLDLQLIWLRAIQDRGPLGVNAKVLGEYWLNFIPPHWNEYGICKSNMRAGLIPPLSGECYNELWRDSNGAWIRSEIWACLAPGCPDIAIKYAYEDACVDHGGGEGTNAALFTSAVQSAAFVVSDRDELIKIGLSKIPPDCRVAKSINIVLDSYKNGLSWKEARKAVVDDSADLGWFQAPANVAFVIIGWMYGEGDFGKSVCTAVNCGDDTDCTGATLGATLGIILGRKAIPKEWTEPIGDRIVTLAIDKGSCADRVFPGTLDELTKQVMAEVEHSIHAHKGQVEIVDGKSDISHASELKLDENIAAREIWKKSPYALEYDFIHTKVIVDYLVVPEIRAGVPLPMKITLINRMPDSRHLELIWHLPEGWIASTGLRSHTYITHWPPKQEIDVEITAESVTEATTRGILEIVTPGRPTVGLVPLIFYNSR, from the coding sequence ATGTCGATAGTAAAGATCAATCGTGATGAACTGCGTGATAAGATTTATGGCTGTTGGCTCGGCAAGAACATAGGCGGCACGCTGGGTATGCCATATGAATGCTGCACTGATATGCAGGATGTTCATGGCTATAAAAACGCTTCAGGCGAGCCGGTTCCTAATGACGACCTCGATCTTCAGCTCATCTGGCTCAGAGCAATCCAGGACCGCGGGCCGCTGGGTGTGAACGCGAAGGTCTTGGGCGAATATTGGCTCAACTTTATTCCTCCACACTGGAATGAATACGGCATCTGCAAGTCTAATATGCGTGCAGGCCTTATTCCACCACTCTCGGGCGAATGCTACAATGAACTCTGGCGTGACTCAAACGGCGCATGGATACGTTCAGAGATATGGGCATGTCTTGCTCCGGGCTGCCCGGATATCGCAATCAAGTATGCATATGAAGACGCTTGCGTAGACCACGGCGGCGGTGAGGGCACAAATGCGGCTCTCTTTACATCTGCCGTGCAAAGTGCGGCATTTGTTGTCAGTGACCGCGACGAACTTATAAAAATCGGCCTTTCCAAAATCCCGCCGGACTGCAGGGTCGCAAAGAGTATCAATATCGTGCTCGATTCGTATAAGAATGGCCTGAGTTGGAAAGAAGCACGAAAGGCGGTAGTCGATGACAGCGCCGACCTGGGTTGGTTCCAGGCTCCGGCAAACGTGGCATTCGTGATAATCGGCTGGATGTATGGAGAGGGAGACTTCGGCAAGTCGGTCTGCACTGCAGTCAACTGTGGCGACGATACGGACTGCACCGGCGCAACTCTGGGCGCAACCCTTGGCATCATACTCGGCAGAAAGGCCATCCCAAAGGAGTGGACAGAGCCGATCGGCGACCGGATCGTTACGTTGGCGATTGACAAGGGCTCATGCGCGGACCGTGTATTTCCCGGCACTCTTGATGAACTGACAAAGCAGGTGATGGCCGAGGTCGAGCATTCGATACACGCGCATAAAGGACAGGTTGAAATAGTTGACGGAAAATCTGATATTTCGCACGCGAGCGAATTGAAGCTGGATGAGAATATTGCCGCTCGCGAGATATGGAAAAAGTCGCCATATGCCCTCGAGTATGACTTTATTCATACAAAGGTTATCGTAGACTATCTCGTCGTTCCTGAAATCAGGGCCGGTGTGCCTCTGCCGATGAAAATCACGCTCATTAACCGGATGCCGGATTCGCGTCATTTGGAACTGATTTGGCACCTGCCGGAGGGTTGGATCGCATCCACAGGACTCAGGAGCCATACATATATAACCCACTGGCCACCAAAACAGGAAATAGATGTGGAGATAACGGCTGAGTCTGTCACGGAGGCGACCACTCGCGGAATACTTGAAATAGTGACCCCGGGACGCCCGACTGTGGGGTTGGTGCCTCTAATCTTTTACAATTCCAGGTGA